A genomic segment from Ptychodera flava strain L36383 chromosome 8, AS_Pfla_20210202, whole genome shotgun sequence encodes:
- the LOC139138695 gene encoding sodium-coupled neutral amino acid transporter 7-like, with translation MSVQQASLNDPVVSVFGEPSEESPLLKDNQILLSSGSIDPSYRGPKLISSGTYEESYRTGKNSVFGAALIMIKACIGAGMLAFPAVYGAAGGIVVCIILQVVFVICAAISLMVLAYSSDIHQTVTYETAVASLCGNKVKIACLVVIMGYGLGGCITYLVVLGDQFDKVMELIFETDYFCQHWFLQRRFTVSVSSILFILPLCFPAKIEVLKYSSFFGALANSYIAVIVIVQYYITDTSNRGPITTQPASWMDIFVAFPVIFFAFQCHMSSVPVYCTLKKRTLREYSKVVGLAFTVIFTIYTVTGIYGYLTFGNSVQGDILMSYGSDDIKVTVARIMLVISLLATYPILHYCARAALQGLFKDCGGMMSYIVVYREKYFRITITLLWFTTTLLAALFIPNIMMIISVVGAFAAAFILFFPGLCLLQCGLQNTTTSRYVNRFFLCLGVVFTVLGAFVFGESITMAIMKDIQGTYPGAGATSPCQ, from the exons ATGTCCGTCCAACAAGCTTCCCTCAACGACCCAGTGGTCAGCGTGTTCGGCGAACCAAGCGAAGAGTCGCCACTTCTCAAAGACAACCAAATTCTACTCAGTAGTGGATCCATCGACCCGTCCTATCGCGGTCCAAAATTGATCTCCTCGGGTACATATGAGGAAAGCTACCGCACTGGCAAGAACTCTGTGTTCGGTGCAGCGCTCATCATGATCAAGGCATGCATAGGAGCCGGCATGTTGGCCTTCCCAGCTGTATATGGGGCCGCTGGCGGGATTGTTGTGTGCATTATACTTCAAGTG GTCTTTGTGATTTGTGCTGCCATCAGCCTCATGGTTCTTGCATACAGTTCTGATATACACCAGACGGTAACCTACGAGACAGCGGTAGCCTCACTCTGTGGTAACAAGGTCAAGATCGCTTGTCTGGTTGTCATCATGGGCTATGGTCTCGGAGGCTGCATAACATACCTTGTTGTCCTTGGTGACCAATTTGATAAAG taatggAATTGATATTTGAAACAGACTATTTCTGTCAGCACTGGTTTTTACAGAGAAGATTCACAGTTTCTGTCTCTTCCATTCTTTTCATCTTGCCGCTGTGCTTCCCGGCAAAAATTGAAGTATTGAAGTATTCAAG TTTCTTCGGAGCACTGGCCAATAGCTACATAGCCGTTATTGTGATTGTTCAGTATTACATAACAGATACGTCAAATCGGGGCCCAATCACAACACAGCCAGCATCATGGATGGACATCTTTGTGGCATTTCCCGTCATTTTCTTCGCATTCCAG TGTCACATGAGTTCAGTTCCAGTCTACTGCACTTTAAAGAAACGCACCTTGAGAGAATACTCAAAAGTGGTCGGCCTTGCATTTACTGTCATTTTCACCATTTACACCGTCACCGGTATCTATGGTTACCTGACATTTGGCAACAGCGTCCAAGGTGACATCCTGATGTCCTATGGGTCAGATGATATTAAGGTCACCGTGGCCCGGATCATGCTGGTCATTTCACTGCTGGCAACGTATCCAATCTTGCATTATTGTGCAAG AGCGGCATTGCAAGGTCTTTTCAAGGACTGTGGTGGGATGATGTCATACATAGTAGTGtatagagaaaaatatttccgAATCACAATCACCTTGCTGTGGTTTACAACAACCTTGCTCGCTGCACTGTTCATACCAAACATCATGATGATCATCTCAGTCGTCGGTGCCTTTGCCGCAGCATTTATTCTCTTCTTTCCAG GTTTGTGTTTGTTACAGTGTGGGCTTCAAAACACTACGACCAGTCGCTATGTCAACCGCTTCTTTCTATGTCTAGGCGTGGTCTTCACTGTTCTAGGGGCTTTTGTCTTCGGGGAGAGCATCACCATGGCGATCATGAAGGACATCCAAGGAACATACCCAGGTGCAGGTGCCACGTCGCCATGCCAATAA
- the LOC139138705 gene encoding transmembrane protein 53-like — protein MATEGEEELEFHVTFPPALSPEDDGEEGERDGADLQQERAEPVVILLGWAGCQDRHLAKYSAIYQQQRFTTIRYSLPMEDTFFRPGKPKEMSLKIIELIFDLGLEDNVIIFHVFSNAGGFLYRGITEVVHDPNTVKQGTIKIGGVIFDSSPAHTSIINAVRALVNGMQANAVVRYAIAVFFVLTQWLSGIAGLVFPPLRQYGSGFQGYMYALENDKGRYPQMFLYSKADAVIPYSEVEKFAERRRVLGVPVRQMCWDDSAHCTLLVQHREEYINQCVQFVNDCLKT, from the coding sequence ATGGCGACTGAGGGTGAAGAAGAACTGGAGTTTCACGTTACGTTTCCACCGGCTCTTTCTCCCGAAGACGACGGCGAAGAAGGTGAGAGGGATGGCGCAGATCTTCAACAAGAAAGGGCGGAACCTGTGGTAATACTCCTTGGTTGGGCAGGTTGTCAGGACCGGCACCTTGCAAAGTATAGCGCTATCTACCAACAACAACGTTTCACTACCATTCGATATAGCCTACCAATGGAAGACACGTTCTTTCGACCGGGAAAACCTAAAGAAATGTCTCTTAAGATCATCGAGTTGATCTTCGATCTTGGACTTGAGGATAACGTTATCATCTTTCACGTGTTTAGCAATGCTGGCGGATTTCTGTACCGAGGCATAACTGAAGTTGTTCACGATCCCAACACCGTCAAGCAGGGAACCATCAAAATCGGAGGGGTGATATTTGACAGTTCGCCGGCCCATACGAGCATTATCAATGCAGTCAGGGCGCTAGTTAACGGAATGCAGGCCAACGCTGTCGTCAGGTACGCTATTGCTGTGTTTTTCGTGCTCACGCAGTGGTTGTCAGGCATAGCTGGACTGGTTTTCCCACCCCTTCGCCAATATGGCTCTGGCTTTCAAGGTTACATGTATGCGCTGGAAAATGACAAGGGACGTTACCCGCAGATGTTCCTATATTCCAAGGCAGACGCCGTCATACCGTACAGCGAGGTCGAGAAGTTTGCCGAACGCCGTCGGGTGTTGGGTGTTCCCGTTCGACAGATGTGTTGGGACGATTCCGCTCACTGTACTCTGCTTGTACAACACCGAGAAGAATACATAAACCAGTGTGTCCAGTTTGTCAACGACTGTTTGAAAACCTGA